One region of Vanessa cardui chromosome 20, ilVanCard2.1, whole genome shotgun sequence genomic DNA includes:
- the LOC124538630 gene encoding uncharacterized protein LOC124538630 translates to MGLKIIVLSLLIACLGVAANYRNDGFMPSTGYQRTEDQLAEPSSRAEKNRDERDSQDRIQRFGISGYGGTGAYGGSAPGLYGPVKIDLGGVLIGSILGFGAVIILPKIIHAFSYGYGGYGRSTESDFSQVSDMINKFDETLTRYNIDSSSCMLRLACSYVQLANENTITGNATDFDGMLTNLSSNSLVRRMLEGTSIYEAMSAGQSLDNDCQQLYPKCKLDKKTVVKMITQLVPS, encoded by the exons ATGGGTCTGAAGATTATTGTACTGTCTCTGTTGATTGCGTGTTTGGGCGTCGCGGCTAATTACCGGAACGATGG GTTTATGCCAAGCACCGGTTACCAGCGGACTGAAGATCAGTTAGCGGAGCCCTCTTCTCGCGCTGAAAAGAATCGGGACGAGAGAGACAGCCAGGACAGAATCCAACGATTTGGAATATCGGGTTATGGCGGCACG gGTGCATATGGAGGTTCTGCACCGGGTCTTTACGGACCAGTCAAAATAGATCTGGGAGGAGTTCTCATTGGTTCTATTCTAGGATTTGGAGCCGTTATAATCCTGCCGAAGATTATTCACGCCTTTTCTTATGGCTACGGAGGTTATGGTCGAA gcaCGGAATCCGACTTCTCCCAAGTGTCGGACATGATTAACAAGTTCGATGAAACGCTAACACGTTACAACATCGACTCTTCATCATGCATGCTGCGACTGGCGTGTTCTTACGTTCAACTCGCCAATGAGAACACGATCACCGGGAACGCGACTGACTTTGATGGGATGCTTACGAATTTATCGAG TAACTCACTCGTGCGGCGTATGCTCGAAGGTACGTCAATATACGAAGCGATGTCAGCCGGCCAGTCGCTGGACAACGACTGCCAGCAGCTCTACCCAAAGTGCAAGCTTGATAAGAAAACGGTTGTCAAGATGATAACACAGCTAGTACCTTCATAA